Below is a genomic region from Roseofilum reptotaenium CS-1145.
AGCCGTAGGAATTCAGATGGGAGCAGAGTATAAAAGTCATCAGGTTACCTTAGATCCAGGGGATCTTTTATTAGGATACACTGACGGCATCACCGATGCGCGATCGCCTCAAGGTGAGTCCTTTTCCCTAGAAAGCTTACTCTCAATATTGGAACAACCCGCAACATCTGCTACTGTCTTGCTAGAGCGGATTATCCATCGGATCAACGCCCATCGCAATCAAACGGATCAATTTGACGATATGACCCTATTAGTGGTGAGGCGATCCTTTCTCTCTGCTCCCTCGGAAAATCAGGAACCCTCAGTTGCTTCTGTTTCTCCCCATTAATCCTTAAACGGCGACCAACACCCCCATGGACATTAACATTCACAGTGAAGATTTAGTAACGATTATAGAAGTCAAAGGCAGCATTGACGGACAAACTGCCTCTACTTTGCAAGAGCAAATTCTACCCGCGATCGAATCAGCCCCCAGAATTTTGCTCAACATGACAGAAGTTTCTTTTATGTCCAGTGCGGGACTGAGAACCTTATTGGTCTTACATCGCAAAGCCGCCGAAAAAAACATAGATGAGCAAAAAATACCAATTATATTAGTTGGATTATCAGAAGAAATTCGGGACACTATGTCCATTACTGGATTCCTCGACTTTTTCACCCTTTGTGAAACCATAGATGAAGCTCGTCGCCTGTCTTAAATCACGATCTTTTACCAATCTTCTCTGGGGTAACTTATAACAATGGAACGTATTGATATTCATCCCACGCGCACCTATAAAACCTTTAAATTGCGCCGAGGAAAACCCTTTCCTTTTGGGGCAACCTTAAAGCCAGGAGGAGTAAATTTTTCCATTTTTTCCAGTCATGCGACTTCCTGTACTCTCGTCCTCTTTACGAAAGGCGATCCAGAACCCTTAGTAGAAATTCCCTTTCCTGAAGAATTTCGGATTGGCAATGTTTACTGCATGATGGTTTTTGACTTGGACTATGAAAATATTGAATATGGCTATCGTATGGATGGTCCCCATGAGACCACCGAAGGTCATTGGTTTGATCCGAGCAAAATTTTG
It encodes:
- a CDS encoding STAS domain-containing protein, coding for MDINIHSEDLVTIIEVKGSIDGQTASTLQEQILPAIESAPRILLNMTEVSFMSSAGLRTLLVLHRKAAEKNIDEQKIPIILVGLSEEIRDTMSITGFLDFFTLCETIDEARRLS